Genomic window (Lewinellaceae bacterium):
CGCCTTCCAGAATGGCATAGACCTTATTTCCCGAAAGGCCATCATTAGTGTTAAAGGACCGCAAAATTCCATTTTCAGGATCATATTCGACCAGCCCGTCGTTGCCGGTGCCGAGCCAGAACTTTCCTGGTTCATGCTCGTAAATGGTTCTTACCCCTATCCCTTCTAAATGCCGGGTAAAGGTATGGCCCTGCCGGTCAAATTGATAGAATCCTTCCATCCAGGTGCCCAGCCAAAGACGGCCCTGGGCGTCTTCATGAACAGCATACACGCTTTGGTTATAGGAATTGCTATCCTCCCCGCTGATGTAGGGCAAGGCGTAGTGTTCATAAGCCCCGTCATTGCGGTCAAATTTATAAAGCCCTTGCCCCCAGGATCCCAGCCATAATGCTCCGTCCCGGCTTTCATGAATGGCCAAAATAGCTACGTTTTCGCCATTGGCTGCTTTGATCGGGAAGTGAGCAAACCGGCCGGTATACCGGCTGTAAAGGCTCAGCCCGTTATCCGTTGCCAGCCATAAATTTTGTTCGCTGTCCTCAAAAAAGCGATAAATGACATCGCTCGCCGGGCCGGTTTCCGCAGGCGAAGCCTTTTGAAAGTGCTGGTACGCTCCGGTTTTGCGGTTCCATCGGCAAACGCCTTTTTCCCAGAGCCCCAGCCAGATCACTCCGGGTTCTGACGGAGATTCGAATACCGCCGAAATGTTTTCATCCGGAAAGTGAACCTGAAATTTCTTCTTCCAGGGGTCGATTTTATAACCTCCCCCCGACATATTCCCCAGCCAGAAGCGCCCCTGGGAATCTTCGAAAAATGTCCAGACGAGGTTGTTCGTCAGGCTGTTCGGGTTTTCAGGGTCGTGGGCAAACAGCCATGGTTCTCCCCCTGCCGCATCAAAGCGGTAGAGCCCGCCGTTAAAATTGCCTGCCCAGATGCCGCCCCATTGGTCTTCCTGTAAAATCCGGATATGGGGGCAGGACGTCCAGGGCCCCATCCCGGCCGGACGGGCGTAAATTTCGGAAACGCCGGGTTCCATCCGGTTAAAACGGTCATTTTGGGGATCATAACAATGCAGGCCGCTATCGCAGGAGCCTACCCAAATTCTTCCTTTGCTATCCTGCAAAAGAGCGCTCACCCGGTTATCCACCAGGCTGTGTTCATCCTCCGGATCGTGCACATACCGTTTCGCCTCTCCCGTTTCCGGATGGAAGCGGATCAGCCCGCCGCCGGTGATGGAGGGGACGAAAGGTTCTCCCGTTCCCACCCAAATGAAGCCGGCCCGGTCGCAGAGCAATGCCCTCGCCTGGTCGTTGGAAATGTTCACCGGATCTTCCGGCCGGTAAAGGAAGCGCTCGAAACGGTCTGCCTCCCGATCATACCGGTACAGGCCGCCGTGCTGGCTGGCCACCCACATTTGCTTGTTCTGATCCTCGGCTATTCCGTTGACTTCTCCGTCGGGCACCGTGTTCGGCACTTCATCGGCGGGATTGTATTGTTTAAAGCAATCACATTCCGGAATATAGCGGTTAATGCCTACGCGGGTGCCTACCCACAGTATCCCCTGATGGTCTACGAAAGCGGCACCGGTGCGGCCGTGATTTAAAGAAGTACTGTCCCCGGAAATAGCCGGATAGTTTTTATAGGTGTATCCATCGTAGCGGGCAATCCCGTTGTTGGAAGCCAGCCAAATGAAGCCTTCTTTATCTTCTGCAATGGCTTTGATGCCATTGCTTCCCAGTTCATCTTCTACCGGTATCTGCTCTACATGCCAATTGTCGGGATTCGGATAAGTAGGCTGCGCTGAAGCCAATAGGGGAAGGGCTATCGCCAGGAGAGTGGTCAAAAGGAGTCGAAGGAAGATGGTTGTCATCCAATGAAGGTCGTACATTACTTTGGGCCTTGCTTAGCGTAAATATAGTACTTTTTCGCAAGCGAATGCAAAGGCGGACGGCAGAAGGCGGCCCCTCCTGGCATTGAGCACAGTCCAAACATTAGGCAGGTAGCTGAAGTTTCGCGGGAGATGCTACAGAACAGGCTCTTTATAACATTTGGCTACCCGTCTAGCGGGCTACCTGTCTAACATTGGCCACACGGGTTGTTGTCCGTTACCTGTTGTCCGTTGACCGCTGTTGCAACTTGCTGGCTGCCAAACGTATGGCTGCCCAGCGGGCTACCCGTCTAGCGTTGGACAATAGCTGCCGGGGTTGTGTACGGTGTACGGGTCCAACGTTGGCTAGTGGCTGTGTACGGTGTACGAAGCACCACCTGGCTGTCCAACATTAGAACGGTAGCTGCCCAGCGCAACGGACAACCATCAACGGGCAACCGACAACTGACCAACCTTAGACGGATACCCGCCTAGCGTTGGACAGTATTGATAGTCAATGGGGGTTGCTGAGGCCCGTGAATCCTTGAACTCCGAACAATTGACCTTCGAACTTGTCCAGTCCTAGACTGGTCGCCTAACATTTTTTTAAAGCTTCAACATTAGCGTGTTCATCAAAGATAGCCTCTATGGGCATTTGCAGGCCTTTCAAATACGTGGCAAGGAACGCTTTCGCCTATAGCGTAAATGTGGGGGTGAAAATACTCGGCTTCCACTTCCATCAAAAGGTACTGTTCCAATTGATAAACGCTGCCTTTACATTATCGTCTATCCATTCCCGGAAAGCCTCGCGTTGCCGGGCTTCATCCTGCAATGCCTGGTTGAGTTGCTGCGCCAGCAGCGCAGCATCCGGCCGTTGCAAGATTTTTTTATAGGAGAAGCAGAAGACATTTTTTTTATTTAACGCTTTCAAAGATAGCGTTTTTTGGCCTGCATTGCAATGTGAAATTGGCCCAGATAATACCCAACAACCATTATCGGATTTCCGAGCCGGCCATTTCGCACCTCCCCCCTTTCAGCAAATAACCTCCCTCCACTTCCTGAACCTGCACATCAAAGATCAGCTTAAACGCCTCAAAAACCTCCGGAAGGCTGACGTTGTCGAACTTGGTGGTAATGCTGCAGTCGGCAATCTCGCCGTTTGCCAGTTTCAAATCTACTTTAAAATGGCGCTCCAGGCAGTTCAGGGCTTCCTTTAGTGGCATATCGCGGAATTGCAGGCGCTGGGTGCGCCAGGATTGGGCGTTGAGGCCGGGCGAGGCTTTGGCGTTCATGGCGGCGCCGGGGCGGCAGATGCCGCGCTGGCCGGGCGCCAGTTGGATGGCATTTTCATTATCCAGCCCGGACAGGCGCACGCTGCCTTCTTCGACTTCTACTTCCGTGAAGCCTTCATCGGGGTAGGACCGCAGGTTGAAGGCGGTGCCCAGTACCTCCACCATTGCGTCGGGAGTCGTAATGCGAAAGGGCCGGGAAGGATTGGGGGTTACTTTAAAGTAAGCTTCGCCGGCGAGTTCAACCAGGCGTTCGGAAGCGTTTTGAAATTCGGGGTTTACCGACAGGAAGGAATTTTCATTCAGAACGGCAGAAGAGCCGTCGGGCAGGATTATCTCCTCGGATTCGCCGGGGCCGGTGGTGTAAAGAAGGGCATTTCCTTCATCGCCGACAGTTCTGTTACTCATCCACCACCAGCCTACGGTAGCCAAAAGGGCGAATGCGGCGGCAAGAGACAGCCAGCGGAAGGAGCGGCGGCGCGGCGGGGGCGTCAATGCCCGCCGCTTCCCAGGCTGTTTAGCCTCAGCAATTCGTTGCTGCAGGCGAGCCAGGCCGGCATCCATATCCGGCTCGTAGCCCTCTTTATAGCGCGTGCTGAGGCTCCATGCCTTTTCCAGTTCCTCGGTGAAGCCACGGCGGTTTTCCCGCTGCAGCCAATCGCTGAGTTCCTGTTGTTCCTGTGAATTGATCTCGCCCTTCAACTTTTTGTGAAAGAGCATAATGTACTTTGAAACCTCCATTTCCTATTTTCTTCCTGCTTTGAAGACACAGTAATAATCGTTTGCCCCTATGCGGCATGCCCCTTTTTGGGGGTATCGCCAATTTTGTCGCCTGGCTTTCATATCATCGCCAGGAGCAACAGCAAACTGAGGAACGGCCCCAGCGCTTCGCGCAAAATCCGGAGCGCTTTGGATATCTGGTTTTCCACGGTTTTCACCGAAATATCCAGGGCATCGCCGATTTGCTGGTAGGTCATATCCTCAAACCGGCTCAACACGAAGACGATACGGCATCGGGCGGGCAAACGGTCGATCGCCTCGTCGATGCGTTGCTGCAGCTCATCCGCCTCCATTTGTTGCCCCGCGTTCGCCTCTGTGCTTGGCAGCGGATACGGATTTTCATCCGCAAATTTGATTTTCTGGTCGCGGATGTAATTCAGGGCCCGGTTGACGACGGCGCGGCGCAGATAAGCCTTCAGAGAGGTGTTGACCTGCAACTGCCCCTTTTTGCGCCAGAGTTCGAAAAAAACCTCCTGGCTGAGGTCTTCCGCCAAATTGCTGTCGGGTATGATCTTGTAGGCCGCCTTGCAGAGGTAACTGTAGTAAGCCCGAAAGATCAGGCTGATGGCCAGTTCATCGTCTTTTTCAAGAAGCTCCAGGAGCTCTTTATCGGTATAATTTTGTTGCAAGGAGATTTTCTTTTTGGATAGGGCTAACCATTCCGTGTCGGTTTATCCACTCATTTGGCTAAATTAACATTTCCTGGCAAAACATTCCAAATGAACTGGCTACCAAAGTTTCCAGAGCCGAAATATTAGTTGAGAACCTTTGAAAAAATAAGAATAAAAAAATACCTTAACGCTTCTTTTGAAGCCATTCTGTGGCGGAATTGCTACAATCCACAGATAATCAATACCTTACAAGTCAAAAACATTCCCAAAGGCAGAAGATCGCATTTTTTCAGAAGGCTGTTTTCTGCCTGGAGAATAAAAAAGCTAACAATTGACCATTATGAAAAGGCCTTTACTCTCACTTTTTGCAAGCCTGCTGACACCTCTGGCCGTTTTTGCCCAGGATGCCCCCGGAGGATGGGACCAACGGATCAACGAAGCCGTACAGCCGATAACCGACGCCGTTGCCGGCACAGTATTCTACGCTGTACAACTAGGAGATTCCGCTTCGACTGCCATGCCGCTGGTAATCATCATGCTACTCACGGCGGCAATTATCTTTACCATTTATTTCCGCTTTGTCCAGTTCCGCCGGTTCAAACTGGCGATCGATACCGTCCGGGGAAAGTATTCCGACCCCAATGACGAAGGAGAAGTTTCCCACTTTCAGGCCCTTACCGCCGCTCTTTCCGGAACGGTGGGCCTGGGCAATATTGCCGGGGTGGCCATAGCCGTGTCCATTGGCGGCCCGGGCGCCACCTTATGGATGATCATGGCCGGCTTGCTGGGCATGGCCTCCAAGTTTACCGAGTGTACCCTGGGGGTAAAATACCGGGATGTAGGCCCGGACGGCACCGTATACGGCGGCCCAATGTATTATCTGACCAAAGGACTCAAGGAAAAAGGGATGCCTGGTTTAGGAAAGTTCCTGGCGGTATTTTTCGCCATCATGTGCATCGGCGGTTCCTTTGGCGGCGGCAATATGTTTCAGGCTAACCAGGCAGCCCAGCAATTCAACTCCATGATCGGCGCCACTTCGGGTTCTGCCGGCTTGGTTTTTGGGGTTTTCCTGGCGTTCATGGTGGCCATAGTCATTATCGGCGGCATCAAGCGCATAGGCTCAGTTACTGAAAAAGTAGTGCCCTTCATGTGTGGCATTTACGTGCTGGCCGCTCTTATCATCATCCTCGCACACGCTACCCTCATCCCCCAGGCCTTTGCCGAGATTTTCAGCGGCGCTTTTACGCCGGCGGGTATCAGCGGCGGCATCGTAGGTGTTCTGGTGCAAGGCTTCCGCCGCGCTGCTTTCTCCAATGAAGCCGGCGTGGGTTCGGCCGCTATCGCCCACTCGGCGGTCCGCACCGAAAACCCGGCCAGCGAAGGGATCGTCGCTCTCCTGGAACCTTTCATTGACACCGTAGTGGTTTGCACGATGACCGCTCTGGTGATCGTCATCTTCAATATGGATGCCCAATTCGTCTACGGCGATGTCGTAGGCAACAACGTCTTACTGAACTCCTCCGGAGAACGCGTCGGCGGCGTGACCCTCACCTCCATTGCCTTCGCCGAAGTGATCCCCTGGTTCCCTTATGTCCTGACAATCGCCGTGGTGCTCTTTGCCTTTTCCACCATGCTCTCCTGGTCTTACTATGGCCTGCAAAGCTGGATGTTCCTCTTTGGCAGGAGCAAAGTGTCGGATTACACCTACAAGATCCTGTTCTGCATATTCGTCATCCTGGGCTCCGCCGCCAGCCTGACGGCAGTGACCGACTTTTCCGACGCCATGATCTTCGCCATGGCCATTCCCAACCTGACCGGGCTGATGATCCTGCTGCCCCGGGTGAGGGAGGAGGTCAATAAGTATGTGAGAAAGATAGAGACTGGGGAGATTGAGACGGTGAAGTAGTGCTGTGGATGCTGTGGATGCTGTGGATGCTGTGGATGCTGTGGATGCTGTGGATGCTATAGATGCTATGGATGCTGTGGATGCCGGAGCGTAGCGGAGGCCCCGTACCGGCGATAGCCGCGTCGGGGCTATGGATGTGGAGCGTAGCGACATCCCGGCGGATGCCGGGGCTATGGATGCCGGAGCGTAGCGGAGGCCCCGTACCGGCGATAGCCGCGTCGGGGCTATGGATGCGCCGAAAGAAGCGAGGAAGGGCTTTCGCCCCTGGTATCCACAGCATCAACCTGGCATCAACCGCCAGTCCTGTGGAATAATTGACAATTTTACAGGGCCCGCAGGGCTTGCCATCGCTTCAGTTTCGGCACGAAGCTGGGGTCAGCATCCGCATCTGAAGGCCTTAGGCACGAGGAAAGAATAAAGTGTTCAATTATGGGGCAGTAATTTTTGTGCCAGGCAAGGCGCGAAGAATGAGGATAGCCAAAGCTACCTGAGTGATGAGCAACGCAGCATGGCGCAAAAAGTACAAGCCAGAATGGACAGTTTATTCTTTCGTCGTGCCTTATAGCGCTTTCAGATTTGGCTCCACCCATTGCCCTCTGGCGCGGGCGGAAAACAGAACTTCACGGGAATAGTACTTTAGGGGCAGTTCCTTATCGGCATAAAAACTGCTGAACAATTCCTGGCGGATGGTTTCGTACCGCCTGCTGCCAACATTTTCCTGAACAAACCGATAGAGGATGCGCATCCAGAAGATGGTCAGCGTCTCGTGGTATCCGCTGTCCGGGGTGTTTTCTCCTCCCGAAGCCAGGTTGTAGGCGATGATGCCGGGCCGGATCCTGCACAGAGCGACATCCAGGCCGTATTCCAGAATATACCAAAGCCCAACGGAAAGGTGGGCTTCGTGTGTCCAGGCGGTAGAAGGAAGCGAGCGGTTTTCGAAGCCGGCCACCAGTTCTTTGATGCCCATTGGGGTGTTGCGGCCCTCAAACTCTTCGGGCAGCAGGGAAAAAGCGAGGGTGTTTTCCATCCTGCCTTCATTGTTGAACCGCCGGCGCAGGAAGCCTTCCCTTCGAAAACCGAACTTCTGTAGTATCCGGATCGACGGTTTATTGCCCGGAACGACGAACGCCTCGACCCGCTGCAGTTTCATTTCCCGAAAACCTACCTCAAGCACGCGCTCCAGGGCTTCGCTCATCAGCCCTTTGCCTTTGTAGAGGTCATCCCAGATGCCATACCCGGCTTCGGCATATTGATGGCGCACCCACCAGCTGTGGAAGCTGCAATCGCCGATCAGGCCATTGGTTTTGGGGTCGATCAGCAGCCAGGTGCGGAAAGAGAGGCGCGGGTTGTCGATAAAATTTATCCAGTAGCGTTCTTTAACCGCCTGATAATCCTGCTCAGAGCCACAACCCAGCAGATGGAAGATTTCCGGGCCGGTGTGGTTGTTGAACAAATGCCGGACCACCGGCGGGCTGAGTTCCCGGAGGATAAGGCGCGGGGTCCGTAGTTCTGAAAAGGAAAGCGGCATGGTGGATTGCTTTTGCAACAGCAAATTTACAAAGTCATGAGCGAGGTAGAGGCAAAAGGCCTGGATTTTCACTTCAATCCATCAGGCTTTCGCCTTCCTTTCCGGCTTTTGCCACAAATAGAGCCTGCGGTCCATCCAGGGAGCATCCATTCTGTACTGAAGGAAATACATCAGCAGGGCGGCCAGCACTCCCAGGATAGACCCCAGGTAGATGTCTTTAAAAAAATGCTGCACCAGGTAAATCCGGGAGATTCCGACCAGCAGAGCGGCCAGAAAAAGAACCAACCCTGCTCCTTTCTTCCGGGGCAGGCACAGGGCCAGGAAGGCGTACAAAGCGAAGGCCGACATGGTATGCCCGGAAGGAAAGCTGTTGTTGCCACCGTTGAGCACCACGCCCTCGACGGCATTGATCTGGTCAAAAACACCCAATTTCCGGAAGTAGAGATAAGGCCGGTCGTGCCGGAACAGCTCTTTGGACAGGAAACTCAACAGCCCGACGCAGAGGCCCAGCAATGGAAGGGCGGCTACATGGCGGAAGCCGACAAAAAGAAGGGCGCCCAGCACCAGGAAATAAGCAGGGGCTTCCCCCATCCTGGTAAAATAACGGAAAAAAAGATCTCCCCAATGGCTGCGGTGGTCGCTGAAGAAAAAAATAGCGTCGCCGGTGTCGAGGATGGCGAGAAGCGCTGCCCCCACTATCAGAAATAAGCCAAAAGGCAGGAAGAACCACTTGTTCTCGCCAACCACCGTTTGTAGGGTGTCCCCCTTTCTCATGGCTTCATGCGTTTAAAAACCTTATTGAAGAAGATGAAGAAGCGATCCGGGTTGACCAGTTTGCTGTCGTTCATCGCTTTGACTGTCAGGAGAAGCCCGATGGGGAAAAGCACGCCGCAGGGCACCCAGGCGGCCGCAGCGGCAGGCAGCACGAAGGTTTCTGCAATTTTGCGGCAGAAGATGGTCAGCACAATAAACAACATAAAGAAGATGATGGCGATCAGGATGGGGTAGCCAAATCCGCCTTTGCGCACGATGGCTCCCATGGGCGCCCCCACGAACAGGAAAATAAAGCAGATGACCGCCATGCTGTACTTGGTATGCAATTCATAGATGTGCTTGACCCGGGCTTCCAGCAGGCGGTCGAGCGACCGCTCGGCCGATTCGGAATGGGCGTGGATGCTCCGGATGAAAGACTTAGCTTTGTTGCGAAGGCGCCGCTGGTCCGCGTTGTTGAACAGCTCGTAGAAGTGTTTGTATTCGTTGATTGGTTTTTCGATTTTTTGTTCCAGGGGGTTGCCTTCAAATTGCCGCCGCGCTGTGGAAATGGCAGTTCGGGACGGCGCCTGCCCGTTGGCCCGTTCCAAATCCAGGACAGAAACGGCTTCCGGAGCTTCGGCTTCCCCACTTTCAGCAGCGGCCGGCGCAGTTTCGGTTTCTTGTTGCTCTTGCTCTTCTTCCTGCGGCGGCGGCGCCCCTTCCTCCTCTTCACCCGGTTCGCTGATGTAGGTGCTGTCTATTTCCATGAAAGAGAAAAAGTTGGCGACCTGGTTGGACATGCTCTTCTCGCGGCGGGAGATTTTGATGTCCAGCGAGTCTACTGCCTCCTGCAACTGGCCGCTGGTCAGCATGCTGCGGTTCGACTTAAAAAGATCTTCATTCGTGCGGTTGAGTTGGAATTCCCCCAGGTCGAACACCTTGTTCCAACTGCTGAAATTGGTGCGAACGAAAGGAAACGACCGGCGGGAACCCGACGCCGAAGGCTCCGTTTCCATATACTGGTGGCCGTTGCGGAGGTTCATCACAAAGTAGCTGCCGTCTTCGGTGGCGTACATCTCGCCGCTTTCGGCCACGATCTGGCTGAGCCGCCCCTTGGCGGCGTCGGTGTGGTCGTAGATCAGGACATGCTCAATGCTTTTGCCATCGGCGGATTTTTTTCCGATGTGAATGGCGTAACCGTCAAAATCATCGTTGAAAACGCCCGCATCGAGCCGCAGGGACGGCTTCTGCCGCTGAATATCGTACATGCGGGAGCCAAACTTCAGGTTGGCCACCGGGATGAGGTTGTTGGAACAGAAAAAAGAGAAGGCCGTGGCGCCGGCGGCGAAGAACATCATCGGCCGCATGATCCGCCACAGGGAGACGCCTGCCGATTTGAAGCTCGACAGTTCGTAACGCTCCGCCAGGTTGCCCAGCACCATCACCGAAGAGATGAGGACGGCCAGCGGCAGGGCCATGGGTATGAGCGAAACGCACTTGTAGGCCAGCAGCTCGATGATCAGGAAAAACCCCAGCCCCTTGCCCGCTATATCGTCTATGTACAACCACAGCACCTGCATCACCAGCACGAACATGGCGATCATGAAGGTCACCAGGAATGGTGGAAAAAAACTGGTGATCATCAGGCGATCCAACTGCTTCATAGACTCGATTTAACCGCAAAATTTAAACCGCAAAGATAGGGTGAAATAATCATACACCTAAGAAAATGCCCCGGTTTAGCAGTTTGTTCACTTTTGCAGTTTGTCCCGGGGAAAACGCCGGGCCAGATGGAGCTGATCGCCGGGCTGGCTCCCCGTTTGACATTGGACAGCCAATGGGGGCTTCGCATACCGTACACAGCCCAAACGACCGGGTGCGATTCTATTTTGTACCCCCTTATGTTTCTGGGCATGAAAACACCCGGAATTATTCCTTCGAAGTACTGTTACATGGTTTCCCGGTTCCATTGTTGAGGCCGTAGGCTCCATAACAGTGGAGCAAGGGGACTGTGAAACCGTGTTTTCCTGAATTTTAGGGGCATTTTCCCAAGCTATCTGCTACATGGGTACAAATGAGAATCGCACCCAAACGACCTCTGTCCAAACTTTGAATGGTAGCCGATAGGCCCTTTTCCTCAGGAGAAAAAAAATCATTTTTTTCCCCGGTTGCTGTAACTTTATCTTTTTCGGCTCGTCACCCCAGTGAAACCCGATAAGAAAAAGCTCAGCGTAAGAAATCATCCGAATTTTTGATTCTGATTCATGAACCTCGAAGAATTTAAAAAGGACATATTGCCCATCAAGAACAAGCTCTACCGCATGGCGCTGCGCATCACCGCCAACCCGGCTGAAGCGGAGGACGTCGTCCAGGAAGTCTTCATCAAAGTGTGGGAGCAGCGCCACAGCATGGACGAGGTCCTGAATATCGGCGCCTGGTGCATGCAGATGGCCAAAAACCGGGCCATCGACAAAAAGCGGCTGCGCTACAACCAGGCCGAAGGGCTGGAAATGGCCTACGGGCTGAGCAGCAATGACCAGGATCCCGGCAGGCAGGCGGAGATCAACGATGCCGTTGGCCAGGTGAAAGTACTGATGCGGGAATTGCCCGACAACCAAAAAATAGCGATGCAACTGCGCGACATCGAGGGCCTGAGCTACCAGGAGATTTGCGAAACCCTGGATATGCCCCTCAACCAGGTAAAAACCAATATTTTCAGAGCAAGGAAACACATTCGTTCGAAACTAATGCAATTATGGACTATAAAGTAATGGAACAACTGCTGGACAAATACTTCGACGGGGAAACGTCCCTGCAGGAGGAAAGCCGGCTCCGGGAATACTTCCGGCGCGCCGATGTGCCGGAGGCCCTGCAGCCTTATCAGCCCCTGTTCCGGCACCTGCACCAAGAACGCACCCACGAGCTGGGCGCCGGCTTCGACGAGAAGCTGCTCCGTCAACTGCAAAGGGCCCAACCCGAGGCTAAAGTGCGCCGGCTGCCCGCCCGCGCCTGGGTACTGCGCATTGCCGCCGCCCTGGTGATCGGCTTCGGCTTATGGTGGGCTTATGCGCCTCAGAACACTTCCCAGGCAACCCAACAAGCCGGCATCGACTGGTCGAAGTACGAGGTGCAATCTACCCAGGAAGCCTTCCGCCTCACCAGCACCGCCCTGCTGAAAGCCAGCAGCGAACTCAACCACGGCGCCAACACCGCCGCTCAGGAGATGGATAAGCTGAAGAAGGTGGGGAAGTATTTTAGATAGTTTAAACGTGGCTGGGCAATCACTCAATCACTCATTCCATTCAAATCACTCGATCAAAAACGAAGATCATGAAAAGCTTCAAATTCATTGTTTTTGCCCTTTTGATGGGCGTTGTATCTTCCGCTTATGCGCAAACTGTCAATGTTAACGCCATTGACAAATACTTTCAGAAGTACGTCGAAGACGAGCGTTTTACGGTGGTCTACATCAGCTCCAAATTGCTGAACATGTTCGGCAAGCTGGACATCAAAAACATGGAAATGGACGATGCCCAAACCAAGGCCATCATCGAGCTGGCCAGCGACCTGGAAGGCATCCGCATCCTGGTGGCGGAGGAGAACGCCGCCGGCTTTTACAAAGAGGCCAAAACCAAGATCAACACCAAGGAATACGAGGTATTGATGACGGTACGAGACAAAGACGAGACCAATGTCGATTTTCTGATCAAGGACGACGGCAATAAAATGATCAACGAATTGCTGCTGCTGGTCGGCGGCGAAGACGAGTTCGTGCTGATGAGCTTCGTCGGCAAGATCGACCTGGACAAAGTATCCAAACTCATCAACGAATTCGACGACGAGGGCAAGGCTCCTACGAAAGAAGAAAAGCAATAACTGGAAAATGGCCTGTATTCCCCAACCTTGAAACCTGTTCTTATCATGCGTATCTCAATTGTTCTCCTCGCACTCTTCTC
Coding sequences:
- a CDS encoding FecR domain-containing protein; translated protein: MEVSKYIMLFHKKLKGEINSQEQQELSDWLQRENRRGFTEELEKAWSLSTRYKEGYEPDMDAGLARLQQRIAEAKQPGKRRALTPPPRRRSFRWLSLAAAFALLATVGWWWMSNRTVGDEGNALLYTTGPGESEEIILPDGSSAVLNENSFLSVNPEFQNASERLVELAGEAYFKVTPNPSRPFRITTPDAMVEVLGTAFNLRSYPDEGFTEVEVEEGSVRLSGLDNENAIQLAPGQRGICRPGAAMNAKASPGLNAQSWRTQRLQFRDMPLKEALNCLERHFKVDLKLANGEIADCSITTKFDNVSLPEVFEAFKLIFDVQVQEVEGGYLLKGGRCEMAGSEIR
- a CDS encoding RNA polymerase sigma-70 factor, producing MQQNYTDKELLELLEKDDELAISLIFRAYYSYLCKAAYKIIPDSNLAEDLSQEVFFELWRKKGQLQVNTSLKAYLRRAVVNRALNYIRDQKIKFADENPYPLPSTEANAGQQMEADELQQRIDEAIDRLPARCRIVFVLSRFEDMTYQQIGDALDISVKTVENQISKALRILREALGPFLSLLLLLAMI
- a CDS encoding alanine:cation symporter family protein: MKRPLLSLFASLLTPLAVFAQDAPGGWDQRINEAVQPITDAVAGTVFYAVQLGDSASTAMPLVIIMLLTAAIIFTIYFRFVQFRRFKLAIDTVRGKYSDPNDEGEVSHFQALTAALSGTVGLGNIAGVAIAVSIGGPGATLWMIMAGLLGMASKFTECTLGVKYRDVGPDGTVYGGPMYYLTKGLKEKGMPGLGKFLAVFFAIMCIGGSFGGGNMFQANQAAQQFNSMIGATSGSAGLVFGVFLAFMVAIVIIGGIKRIGSVTEKVVPFMCGIYVLAALIIILAHATLIPQAFAEIFSGAFTPAGISGGIVGVLVQGFRRAAFSNEAGVGSAAIAHSAVRTENPASEGIVALLEPFIDTVVVCTMTALVIVIFNMDAQFVYGDVVGNNVLLNSSGERVGGVTLTSIAFAEVIPWFPYVLTIAVVLFAFSTMLSWSYYGLQSWMFLFGRSKVSDYTYKILFCIFVILGSAASLTAVTDFSDAMIFAMAIPNLTGLMILLPRVREEVNKYVRKIETGEIETVK
- a CDS encoding LptF/LptG family permease; translated protein: MKQLDRLMITSFFPPFLVTFMIAMFVLVMQVLWLYIDDIAGKGLGFFLIIELLAYKCVSLIPMALPLAVLISSVMVLGNLAERYELSSFKSAGVSLWRIMRPMMFFAAGATAFSFFCSNNLIPVANLKFGSRMYDIQRQKPSLRLDAGVFNDDFDGYAIHIGKKSADGKSIEHVLIYDHTDAAKGRLSQIVAESGEMYATEDGSYFVMNLRNGHQYMETEPSASGSRRSFPFVRTNFSSWNKVFDLGEFQLNRTNEDLFKSNRSMLTSGQLQEAVDSLDIKISRREKSMSNQVANFFSFMEIDSTYISEPGEEEEGAPPPQEEEQEQQETETAPAAAESGEAEAPEAVSVLDLERANGQAPSRTAISTARRQFEGNPLEQKIEKPINEYKHFYELFNNADQRRLRNKAKSFIRSIHAHSESAERSLDRLLEARVKHIYELHTKYSMAVICFIFLFVGAPMGAIVRKGGFGYPILIAIIFFMLFIVLTIFCRKIAETFVLPAAAAAWVPCGVLFPIGLLLTVKAMNDSKLVNPDRFFIFFNKVFKRMKP
- a CDS encoding RNA polymerase sigma factor; translated protein: MNLEEFKKDILPIKNKLYRMALRITANPAEAEDVVQEVFIKVWEQRHSMDEVLNIGAWCMQMAKNRAIDKKRLRYNQAEGLEMAYGLSSNDQDPGRQAEINDAVGQVKVLMRELPDNQKIAMQLRDIEGLSYQEICETLDMPLNQVKTNIFRARKHIRSKLMQLWTIK
- a CDS encoding DUF4252 domain-containing protein encodes the protein MKSFKFIVFALLMGVVSSAYAQTVNVNAIDKYFQKYVEDERFTVVYISSKLLNMFGKLDIKNMEMDDAQTKAIIELASDLEGIRILVAEENAAGFYKEAKTKINTKEYEVLMTVRDKDETNVDFLIKDDGNKMINELLLLVGGEDEFVLMSFVGKIDLDKVSKLINEFDDEGKAPTKEEKQ
- a CDS encoding GNAT family N-acetyltransferase, with protein sequence MPLSFSELRTPRLILRELSPPVVRHLFNNHTGPEIFHLLGCGSEQDYQAVKERYWINFIDNPRLSFRTWLLIDPKTNGLIGDCSFHSWWVRHQYAEAGYGIWDDLYKGKGLMSEALERVLEVGFREMKLQRVEAFVVPGNKPSIRILQKFGFRREGFLRRRFNNEGRMENTLAFSLLPEEFEGRNTPMGIKELVAGFENRSLPSTAWTHEAHLSVGLWYILEYGLDVALCRIRPGIIAYNLASGGENTPDSGYHETLTIFWMRILYRFVQENVGSRRYETIRQELFSSFYADKELPLKYYSREVLFSARARGQWVEPNLKAL
- a CDS encoding phosphatase PAP2 family protein; the encoded protein is MRKGDTLQTVVGENKWFFLPFGLFLIVGAALLAILDTGDAIFFFSDHRSHWGDLFFRYFTRMGEAPAYFLVLGALLFVGFRHVAALPLLGLCVGLLSFLSKELFRHDRPYLYFRKLGVFDQINAVEGVVLNGGNNSFPSGHTMSAFALYAFLALCLPRKKGAGLVLFLAALLVGISRIYLVQHFFKDIYLGSILGVLAALLMYFLQYRMDAPWMDRRLYLWQKPERKAKA